Proteins co-encoded in one Ananas comosus cultivar F153 linkage group 15, ASM154086v1, whole genome shotgun sequence genomic window:
- the LOC109720879 gene encoding protein root UVB sensitive 3 isoform X2, producing the protein MAASGGEEAEPSASSPSSPAPWITLEEWSGSAATKLSRTAVLTGTSSSLAIHRFGSRWGQVWRKILGAFVPEGFPGSVTPDYVPFQIWDSLQGLSTYIRSMLSTQALLSAIGVGEKSATVIGATFQGSNLDSNAKMWRLVADFMNDIGMLMDLLSPLFPSALIAIVCLGSVSRSFTGVASGATRAALTQHFALENNAADISAKEGSQETVATMTGMALGMLLAHITRGHPFAVWFLFLSLTIFHMYANYKAVQCLSLTTLNYERSSILLQYFMQSGKVLTPEQVSPREHIFPFWARWRRLIKPKLQHEHVRLGAKASRLAHSDLMVLAELARSCYKDAKYLLLEKQGDIYVFIHKHANPADILKSYIHSLVIANLMNKSKSLHTHSQLWMNEQYPIFIEKLRSAGWAAERLLSPATVWRAHWVHGPANS; encoded by the exons ATGGCCGCATCGGGAGGCGAAGAAGCGGAACCCTCGGCATCGTCACCTTCGTCTCCGGCTCCGTGGATCACGCTGGAGGAGTGGAGCGGATCCGCCGCCACCAAGCTCTCCCGCACCGCCGTCCTCACCGgcacctcctcctctctcgcCATCCACAg GTTCGGGAGCCGATGGGGACAGGTATGGAGGAAGATTCTCGGGGCCTTTGTGCCGGAG GGATTTCCAGGCAGTGTGACTCCGGATTATGTTCCATTCCAGATATGGGATTCCTTGCAG ggACTTTCAACGTACATACGCTCCATGCTATCTACCCAA GCTCTCTTGAGTGCAATTGGAGTTGGTGAAAAATCTGCTACCGTCATCGGTGCTACTTTCCAG GGGTCTAATCTTGACAGTAATGCCAAGATGTGGCGTCTAGTTGCAGATTTTATGAATGATATCG GAATGCTGATGGATCTCCTCTCTCCTTTGTTTCCTTCAGCTTTGATAGCAATAGTCTGCTTAGGAAGCGTGTCTAGATCGTTCA CTGGTGTTGCTAGTGGAGCAACTAGAGCAGCTTTGACTCAACATTTTGCACTTGAGAACAATGCAGCTGATATCTCAGCGAAA GAGGGTAGTCAAGAGACAGTTGCAACAATGACAGGGATGGCTCTGGGAATGCTACTAGCTCATATTACGAGGGGCCATCCTTTTGCTGTATGGTTTTTGTTCCTGTCTCTGACTATATTTCATATGTATG CGAACTACAAAGCAGTTCAGTGCCTTTCACTTACTACGTTAAATTATGAGAGAAGCTCCATTTTGCTACAATATTTTATGCAGAGTGGAAAAG TTCTAACACCGGAACAAGTCTCTCCCAGAGAACATATATTCCCTTTTTGGGCCAGATGGCGGAGATTAATAAAGCCTAAACTACAACATGAACATGTACGGTTAGGCGCTAAAGCCTCTAGACTTGCACATTCGGATTT GATGGTGCTTGCTGAATTAGCGAGATCCTGCTATAAAGATG CTAAATATCTGTTGTTGGAGAAGCAAGGGGATATTTATGTGTTCATCCATAAGCACGCCAACCCTGCGGATATCTTAAAGTCCTACATTCACAGTCTTGTAATAGCAAATCTCATGAATAAAAGCAAATCTTTGCACACACACAGCCAACTATGGATGAATGAACAGTATCCTATTTTCATTGAAAAG CTGCGGTCCGCAGGATGGGCAGCAGAGCGACTTCTTTCGCCGGCGACTGTTTGGAGGGCACACTGGGTTCATGGCCCTGCAAATAGTTAG
- the LOC109720879 gene encoding protein root UVB sensitive 3 isoform X1 encodes MAASGGEEAEPSASSPSSPAPWITLEEWSGSAATKLSRTAVLTGTSSSLAIHRFGSRWGQVWRKILGAFVPEGFPGSVTPDYVPFQIWDSLQGLSTYIRSMLSTQALLSAIGVGEKSATVIGATFQWFLRDFMGMLGGILFTFYQGSNLDSNAKMWRLVADFMNDIGMLMDLLSPLFPSALIAIVCLGSVSRSFTGVASGATRAALTQHFALENNAADISAKEGSQETVATMTGMALGMLLAHITRGHPFAVWFLFLSLTIFHMYANYKAVQCLSLTTLNYERSSILLQYFMQSGKVLTPEQVSPREHIFPFWARWRRLIKPKLQHEHVRLGAKASRLAHSDLMVLAELARSCYKDAKYLLLEKQGDIYVFIHKHANPADILKSYIHSLVIANLMNKSKSLHTHSQLWMNEQYPIFIEKLRSAGWAAERLLSPATVWRAHWVHGPANS; translated from the exons ATGGCCGCATCGGGAGGCGAAGAAGCGGAACCCTCGGCATCGTCACCTTCGTCTCCGGCTCCGTGGATCACGCTGGAGGAGTGGAGCGGATCCGCCGCCACCAAGCTCTCCCGCACCGCCGTCCTCACCGgcacctcctcctctctcgcCATCCACAg GTTCGGGAGCCGATGGGGACAGGTATGGAGGAAGATTCTCGGGGCCTTTGTGCCGGAG GGATTTCCAGGCAGTGTGACTCCGGATTATGTTCCATTCCAGATATGGGATTCCTTGCAG ggACTTTCAACGTACATACGCTCCATGCTATCTACCCAA GCTCTCTTGAGTGCAATTGGAGTTGGTGAAAAATCTGCTACCGTCATCGGTGCTACTTTCCAG TGGTTTTTAAGGGATTTCATGGGGATGCTTGGAGGTATCTTGTTCACGTTTTACCAG GGGTCTAATCTTGACAGTAATGCCAAGATGTGGCGTCTAGTTGCAGATTTTATGAATGATATCG GAATGCTGATGGATCTCCTCTCTCCTTTGTTTCCTTCAGCTTTGATAGCAATAGTCTGCTTAGGAAGCGTGTCTAGATCGTTCA CTGGTGTTGCTAGTGGAGCAACTAGAGCAGCTTTGACTCAACATTTTGCACTTGAGAACAATGCAGCTGATATCTCAGCGAAA GAGGGTAGTCAAGAGACAGTTGCAACAATGACAGGGATGGCTCTGGGAATGCTACTAGCTCATATTACGAGGGGCCATCCTTTTGCTGTATGGTTTTTGTTCCTGTCTCTGACTATATTTCATATGTATG CGAACTACAAAGCAGTTCAGTGCCTTTCACTTACTACGTTAAATTATGAGAGAAGCTCCATTTTGCTACAATATTTTATGCAGAGTGGAAAAG TTCTAACACCGGAACAAGTCTCTCCCAGAGAACATATATTCCCTTTTTGGGCCAGATGGCGGAGATTAATAAAGCCTAAACTACAACATGAACATGTACGGTTAGGCGCTAAAGCCTCTAGACTTGCACATTCGGATTT GATGGTGCTTGCTGAATTAGCGAGATCCTGCTATAAAGATG CTAAATATCTGTTGTTGGAGAAGCAAGGGGATATTTATGTGTTCATCCATAAGCACGCCAACCCTGCGGATATCTTAAAGTCCTACATTCACAGTCTTGTAATAGCAAATCTCATGAATAAAAGCAAATCTTTGCACACACACAGCCAACTATGGATGAATGAACAGTATCCTATTTTCATTGAAAAG CTGCGGTCCGCAGGATGGGCAGCAGAGCGACTTCTTTCGCCGGCGACTGTTTGGAGGGCACACTGGGTTCATGGCCCTGCAAATAGTTAG
- the LOC109720879 gene encoding protein root UVB sensitive 3 isoform X3 produces MAASGGEEAEPSASSPSSPAPWITLEEWSGSAATKLSRTAVLTGTSSSLAIHRFGSRWGQVWRKILGAFVPEGFPGSVTPDYVPFQIWDSLQGLSTYIRSMLSTQALLSAIGVGEKSATVIGATFQWFLRDFMGMLGGILFTFYQGSNLDSNAKMWRLVADFMNDIGMLMDLLSPLFPSALIAIVCLGSVSRSFTGVASGATRAALTQHFALENNAADISAKEGSQETVATMTGMALGMLLAHITRGHPFAVWFLFLSLTIFHMYVLTPEQVSPREHIFPFWARWRRLIKPKLQHEHVRLGAKASRLAHSDLMVLAELARSCYKDAKYLLLEKQGDIYVFIHKHANPADILKSYIHSLVIANLMNKSKSLHTHSQLWMNEQYPIFIEKLRSAGWAAERLLSPATVWRAHWVHGPANS; encoded by the exons ATGGCCGCATCGGGAGGCGAAGAAGCGGAACCCTCGGCATCGTCACCTTCGTCTCCGGCTCCGTGGATCACGCTGGAGGAGTGGAGCGGATCCGCCGCCACCAAGCTCTCCCGCACCGCCGTCCTCACCGgcacctcctcctctctcgcCATCCACAg GTTCGGGAGCCGATGGGGACAGGTATGGAGGAAGATTCTCGGGGCCTTTGTGCCGGAG GGATTTCCAGGCAGTGTGACTCCGGATTATGTTCCATTCCAGATATGGGATTCCTTGCAG ggACTTTCAACGTACATACGCTCCATGCTATCTACCCAA GCTCTCTTGAGTGCAATTGGAGTTGGTGAAAAATCTGCTACCGTCATCGGTGCTACTTTCCAG TGGTTTTTAAGGGATTTCATGGGGATGCTTGGAGGTATCTTGTTCACGTTTTACCAG GGGTCTAATCTTGACAGTAATGCCAAGATGTGGCGTCTAGTTGCAGATTTTATGAATGATATCG GAATGCTGATGGATCTCCTCTCTCCTTTGTTTCCTTCAGCTTTGATAGCAATAGTCTGCTTAGGAAGCGTGTCTAGATCGTTCA CTGGTGTTGCTAGTGGAGCAACTAGAGCAGCTTTGACTCAACATTTTGCACTTGAGAACAATGCAGCTGATATCTCAGCGAAA GAGGGTAGTCAAGAGACAGTTGCAACAATGACAGGGATGGCTCTGGGAATGCTACTAGCTCATATTACGAGGGGCCATCCTTTTGCTGTATGGTTTTTGTTCCTGTCTCTGACTATATTTCATATGTATG TTCTAACACCGGAACAAGTCTCTCCCAGAGAACATATATTCCCTTTTTGGGCCAGATGGCGGAGATTAATAAAGCCTAAACTACAACATGAACATGTACGGTTAGGCGCTAAAGCCTCTAGACTTGCACATTCGGATTT GATGGTGCTTGCTGAATTAGCGAGATCCTGCTATAAAGATG CTAAATATCTGTTGTTGGAGAAGCAAGGGGATATTTATGTGTTCATCCATAAGCACGCCAACCCTGCGGATATCTTAAAGTCCTACATTCACAGTCTTGTAATAGCAAATCTCATGAATAAAAGCAAATCTTTGCACACACACAGCCAACTATGGATGAATGAACAGTATCCTATTTTCATTGAAAAG CTGCGGTCCGCAGGATGGGCAGCAGAGCGACTTCTTTCGCCGGCGACTGTTTGGAGGGCACACTGGGTTCATGGCCCTGCAAATAGTTAG
- the LOC109720879 gene encoding protein root UVB sensitive 3 isoform X4: MGTGMEEDSRGLCAGGSVTPDYVPFQIWDSLQGLSTYIRSMLSTQALLSAIGVGEKSATVIGATFQWFLRDFMGMLGGILFTFYQGSNLDSNAKMWRLVADFMNDIGMLMDLLSPLFPSALIAIVCLGSVSRSFTGVASGATRAALTQHFALENNAADISAKEGSQETVATMTGMALGMLLAHITRGHPFAVWFLFLSLTIFHMYANYKAVQCLSLTTLNYERSSILLQYFMQSGKVLTPEQVSPREHIFPFWARWRRLIKPKLQHEHVRLGAKASRLAHSDLMVLAELARSCYKDAKYLLLEKQGDIYVFIHKHANPADILKSYIHSLVIANLMNKSKSLHTHSQLWMNEQYPIFIEKLRSAGWAAERLLSPATVWRAHWVHGPANS, from the exons ATGGGGACAGGTATGGAGGAAGATTCTCGGGGCCTTTGTGCCGGAG GCAGTGTGACTCCGGATTATGTTCCATTCCAGATATGGGATTCCTTGCAG ggACTTTCAACGTACATACGCTCCATGCTATCTACCCAA GCTCTCTTGAGTGCAATTGGAGTTGGTGAAAAATCTGCTACCGTCATCGGTGCTACTTTCCAG TGGTTTTTAAGGGATTTCATGGGGATGCTTGGAGGTATCTTGTTCACGTTTTACCAG GGGTCTAATCTTGACAGTAATGCCAAGATGTGGCGTCTAGTTGCAGATTTTATGAATGATATCG GAATGCTGATGGATCTCCTCTCTCCTTTGTTTCCTTCAGCTTTGATAGCAATAGTCTGCTTAGGAAGCGTGTCTAGATCGTTCA CTGGTGTTGCTAGTGGAGCAACTAGAGCAGCTTTGACTCAACATTTTGCACTTGAGAACAATGCAGCTGATATCTCAGCGAAA GAGGGTAGTCAAGAGACAGTTGCAACAATGACAGGGATGGCTCTGGGAATGCTACTAGCTCATATTACGAGGGGCCATCCTTTTGCTGTATGGTTTTTGTTCCTGTCTCTGACTATATTTCATATGTATG CGAACTACAAAGCAGTTCAGTGCCTTTCACTTACTACGTTAAATTATGAGAGAAGCTCCATTTTGCTACAATATTTTATGCAGAGTGGAAAAG TTCTAACACCGGAACAAGTCTCTCCCAGAGAACATATATTCCCTTTTTGGGCCAGATGGCGGAGATTAATAAAGCCTAAACTACAACATGAACATGTACGGTTAGGCGCTAAAGCCTCTAGACTTGCACATTCGGATTT GATGGTGCTTGCTGAATTAGCGAGATCCTGCTATAAAGATG CTAAATATCTGTTGTTGGAGAAGCAAGGGGATATTTATGTGTTCATCCATAAGCACGCCAACCCTGCGGATATCTTAAAGTCCTACATTCACAGTCTTGTAATAGCAAATCTCATGAATAAAAGCAAATCTTTGCACACACACAGCCAACTATGGATGAATGAACAGTATCCTATTTTCATTGAAAAG CTGCGGTCCGCAGGATGGGCAGCAGAGCGACTTCTTTCGCCGGCGACTGTTTGGAGGGCACACTGGGTTCATGGCCCTGCAAATAGTTAG